A genomic stretch from Mycobacterium paraterrae includes:
- the octT gene encoding diglucosylglycerate octanoyltransferase, translating into MSSEHTPTLLVFADSLAYYGPNGGLPSDDPRIWPNLVATQLGWDLELIGRIGWTCRDVWWAATQDPRAWAALPRAGAVIFATSGMDSLPSPLPTALRELIRYVRPPWLRRWVRDGYGWVQPRLSPVARAALPPHLTAEYLEETRGAIDFNRPGIPMVASLPSVHIAEAYGKAHHGRPGTVAAITRWAAEHDVPLVDLKAAVADEVMNGRGNPDGIHWNFDAHLAVAELMLKALAEAGVKVGS; encoded by the coding sequence ATGTCCTCTGAGCACACCCCGACACTGCTGGTCTTCGCAGACTCGCTGGCGTATTACGGCCCCAACGGCGGGCTACCGTCCGACGACCCGCGGATCTGGCCCAATCTGGTTGCCACGCAATTGGGTTGGGATCTCGAGCTGATCGGTCGGATCGGGTGGACCTGTCGGGACGTCTGGTGGGCGGCCACTCAGGACCCCCGGGCATGGGCAGCGCTGCCGCGGGCCGGCGCGGTGATCTTCGCGACCAGCGGCATGGATTCGCTGCCGTCGCCGTTGCCGACCGCTCTGCGCGAACTCATCCGTTACGTGCGCCCACCGTGGCTGCGGCGCTGGGTTCGCGACGGCTACGGATGGGTGCAGCCGCGGCTGTCGCCGGTGGCGCGCGCCGCGCTGCCGCCGCACCTCACCGCCGAATACCTCGAAGAGACCCGCGGGGCAATCGATTTCAACAGGCCCGGGATTCCGATGGTGGCGTCACTACCGTCGGTGCACATCGCCGAGGCCTACGGCAAGGCGCACCACGGTCGGCCGGGCACCGTCGCGGCGATCACCCGGTGGGCCGCTGAACACGACGTCCCCCTGGTCGATCTGAAAGCCGCGGTTGCCGACGAGGTGATGAACGGTCGCGGCAATCCCGACGGCATCCACTGGAACTTCGACGCGCATCTGGCGGTCGCGGAGTTGATGCTCAAGGCGCTGGCCGAAGCCGGCGTCAAGGTCGGCAGCTGA
- the gpgP gene encoding glucosyl-3-phosphoglycerate phosphatase codes for MTIRRLVMLRHGQTAFNFGSRMQGQLDTELTELGRAQAVAAAEALGKHQPLLIVSSDLRRAYDTAVALQERTGLRVRADDRLRETHLGDWQGLTHTEIDAIAPGARLAWREDATWAPHGGENRVDVADRSVPLVAELVAAEPDWGADDGSARPIVLVAHGGLIAALTAALLRLPVDNWPVLGGMGNASWTQLSGHTEFGAASDDFDAIRWRLDVWNASAQVAGDVL; via the coding sequence ATGACGATCCGTCGGCTGGTGATGCTGCGGCATGGCCAGACCGCATTCAATTTCGGCAGCCGGATGCAGGGTCAACTCGACACCGAGTTGACCGAACTCGGCCGCGCGCAGGCGGTGGCCGCGGCCGAGGCGCTCGGCAAGCATCAGCCGTTGTTGATCGTGTCCTCGGATCTGCGTCGCGCGTACGACACCGCGGTCGCGTTGCAGGAGCGCACCGGCTTGCGGGTGCGGGCCGACGACCGGCTGCGGGAAACCCATCTCGGTGACTGGCAAGGCCTGACCCACACCGAGATCGACGCCATCGCCCCCGGCGCGCGGCTGGCGTGGCGCGAGGACGCCACCTGGGCGCCGCACGGCGGGGAGAACCGCGTCGACGTGGCGGACCGCAGTGTGCCGCTGGTTGCCGAACTGGTCGCCGCCGAGCCGGACTGGGGTGCCGACGACGGGTCGGCACGCCCGATCGTGTTGGTCGCCCACGGCGGCCTGATCGCCGCGTTGACCGCGGCGTTGCTTCGGCTACCGGTCGACAACTGGCCGGTGTTGGGCGGCATGGGCAATGCGAGCTGGACGCAGCTGTCCGGGCACACCGAGTTCGGCGCCGCTAGCGACGATTTCGACGCCATCCGATGGCGACTCGACGTGTGGAACGCTTCAGCACAGGTCGCCGGCGATGTCCTCTGA
- the rsfS gene encoding ribosome silencing factor, with amino-acid sequence MTAAPEAIDMAAVAARAAASKLADDVVVIDVSDQLVITDCFVIASASNERQVNAIVDEVEEKMREAGYKPARREGTREGRWTLLDYVDIVVHIQHQDERDFYALDRLWRDCPVVAMDLS; translated from the coding sequence GTGACCGCCGCGCCCGAGGCCATCGACATGGCAGCAGTCGCGGCGCGCGCGGCCGCCTCGAAGCTCGCCGACGACGTCGTCGTGATCGACGTGTCCGATCAGTTGGTGATCACCGACTGCTTCGTGATCGCCTCGGCGTCCAACGAACGGCAAGTCAACGCGATCGTCGACGAGGTCGAAGAAAAGATGCGCGAGGCCGGTTACAAGCCGGCCCGCCGGGAGGGAACCCGCGAGGGTCGCTGGACGCTGCTGGACTACGTCGACATCGTCGTGCACATCCAGCACCAGGACGAGCGCGACTTCTATGCCCTCGACCGTCTGTGGCGCGACTGTCCGGTCGTCGCAATGGACCTGTCATGA
- the nadD gene encoding nicotinate-nucleotide adenylyltransferase — MGGTFDPIHNGHLVAASEVADLFGLDEVVFVPTGQPWLKGRQVSPGEDRYLMTVIATAANPRFAVSRVDIDRAGPTYTKDTLRDLQALNPDSDLYFITGADALASILSWQDLDELFAAARFVGVSRPGYDLGSEHLAGVLAGLPEDALSLVEIPALAISSTDCRQRAAEGRPLWYLMPDGVVQYISKTDLYRKPGEDA; from the coding sequence ATGGGTGGGACGTTCGATCCCATCCACAACGGCCACCTGGTCGCGGCCAGCGAGGTCGCCGACCTGTTCGGCCTCGACGAGGTGGTGTTCGTGCCGACCGGCCAGCCCTGGCTGAAGGGCCGCCAGGTCAGCCCCGGCGAGGACCGCTACCTGATGACGGTGATCGCCACCGCCGCCAACCCCCGCTTCGCGGTCAGCCGCGTCGACATCGACCGTGCCGGTCCCACCTACACCAAGGACACGTTGCGCGATCTGCAGGCGCTCAACCCGGACTCCGATCTGTACTTCATCACCGGTGCCGACGCGCTCGCTTCCATCCTGTCCTGGCAAGACCTCGACGAGCTGTTCGCCGCGGCGCGGTTCGTCGGCGTCAGCCGGCCCGGTTACGACCTCGGCAGCGAGCATCTCGCCGGCGTGCTCGCCGGCCTGCCGGAGGACGCCCTCTCGCTTGTCGAGATTCCCGCTCTGGCAATCTCTTCCACCGATTGCCGGCAGCGCGCCGCGGAAGGCCGCCCGCTGTGGTACCTGATGCCCGACGGCGTCGTGCAATACATCTCCAAGACCGATCTTTACCGCAAACCGGGGGAGGACGCGTGA
- a CDS encoding PE-PPE domain-containing protein, whose product MLKRRYATAPIIGAVGAAIALSVPAFADADDPLYGSTTALVLGGTGQPTPSTAYVDAVESLYLKPLGFADSASICDMVFSVPCDGSLQVLTTPEVFEFGPSSLQGEADLIAAVEAEYATGAISADHPLTIFAYSQSAILASAAEKVLSATIPSDDLRFVFIGDPSDANGIATNIYADLVQLFGGGTTGTNITDFLLQAINEDQFAPGGLLADYTPNDLYPTTIYDINTDGVADWQEVWDATINNGGSPLEALGNGLYHFFTTHVEYLGLTPEEIATGVATTDGLTTTITIPDGSDPGAIIDDWAALVGAFSHGLADSGGITALLATIQDLFNPAYF is encoded by the coding sequence ATGCTGAAGCGTCGATATGCCACGGCCCCGATCATCGGAGCGGTCGGCGCAGCGATTGCCTTGTCCGTACCTGCCTTCGCCGACGCGGACGATCCGTTGTACGGCAGCACGACCGCGCTGGTGCTCGGCGGCACCGGCCAGCCCACACCGTCGACGGCGTATGTGGACGCCGTCGAGTCGCTGTACCTGAAGCCGTTGGGGTTCGCTGATAGCGCGTCGATCTGTGACATGGTGTTCTCGGTGCCGTGCGACGGCTCGCTGCAGGTCTTGACGACGCCGGAAGTGTTCGAGTTCGGCCCGAGCAGTCTGCAGGGCGAGGCGGACCTGATTGCCGCGGTGGAAGCCGAATACGCCACCGGAGCCATCAGTGCCGACCACCCGCTGACGATCTTCGCCTACTCGCAGAGCGCGATCCTGGCTTCGGCGGCCGAGAAGGTACTTTCGGCCACGATTCCCTCCGATGACCTGCGTTTCGTGTTCATCGGCGACCCGAGCGACGCGAACGGGATCGCCACCAACATCTACGCCGACCTGGTTCAGCTGTTCGGCGGAGGCACTACCGGCACGAACATCACCGACTTCCTGCTCCAAGCGATCAACGAGGACCAATTCGCCCCCGGCGGCTTGCTGGCCGACTACACGCCCAACGACCTGTATCCGACGACCATCTACGACATCAACACCGACGGGGTCGCGGACTGGCAGGAGGTTTGGGACGCCACCATCAATAACGGGGGCAGTCCTCTGGAAGCCCTGGGCAACGGTCTCTACCACTTCTTCACCACCCACGTGGAGTACCTGGGGCTGACGCCGGAGGAGATCGCCACTGGCGTCGCCACCACCGATGGCCTGACCACGACGATCACCATTCCGGACGGTTCGGACCCGGGCGCAATCATCGACGACTGGGCGGCGTTGGTGGGCGCGTTTTCGCACGGGCTTGCCGACAGCGGAGGAATCACCGCCCTGCTGGCGACCATCCAGGACCTCTTCAACCCCGCCTACTTCTGA
- a CDS encoding vWA domain-containing protein: MAVRRVRPSQPLAPHGIPGHLVGFVEALRGQGISVGPSETVDAGQVMGVLGLSDREILREGLACAVLRRPEHRETYDAMFDLWWPAALGTRAAVADEEAIDPDVQLPPDDVEAMRQMLLDLLTDNPDLADMDDRLVAMIAQIVDAYGKYNSSRGPSYSSYQALKSMALDELEGKLLAGLLAPYGDEPTPTQQEIAKALAAQRITQLRKMVDAETKRRTAEQLGRDHVQMYGIPQLSENVEFLRASGDQLRSMRRVVQPLARTLATRLAARRRRARAGAIDLRKTLRKSMSTGGVPIDLVLRKPRPARPELVVLCDVSGSVAGFSHFTLLLVHALRQQFSRVRVFAFIDTSDEVTHMFGPDADLAVAIQRITREAGVYTRDGHSDYGNAFVSFIQAHPDVLSPRSSLLVLGDGRTNYRDPAIDVLSHMVTASRHAHWLNPEPKHLWGSGDSAVPRYQEVITMHECRSAKQLASVIDQLLPV, encoded by the coding sequence ATGGCCGTGCGCCGCGTTCGGCCCAGCCAGCCGCTGGCACCCCACGGCATCCCGGGCCACTTGGTCGGGTTCGTCGAAGCGCTACGTGGCCAAGGCATTTCGGTTGGGCCGTCGGAGACCGTAGACGCCGGCCAGGTGATGGGTGTGCTGGGCTTAAGCGATCGGGAGATCCTGCGCGAGGGCTTGGCGTGTGCGGTGCTGCGGCGGCCCGAACACCGCGAGACCTATGACGCGATGTTCGACCTGTGGTGGCCCGCCGCGCTGGGCACCCGCGCCGCCGTAGCGGACGAGGAGGCCATCGATCCGGACGTGCAGTTGCCGCCCGACGATGTCGAGGCGATGCGGCAGATGCTGCTCGATCTGCTCACCGACAACCCCGACCTCGCCGACATGGACGACCGGCTGGTCGCGATGATCGCTCAAATCGTGGACGCCTACGGCAAATACAACTCCAGCCGAGGCCCGTCGTACTCGTCGTATCAGGCGCTCAAATCGATGGCGCTGGACGAGTTGGAGGGCAAGCTGCTGGCCGGCCTGCTCGCACCCTACGGCGACGAGCCGACGCCCACCCAGCAGGAGATCGCCAAAGCGCTTGCCGCTCAGCGCATCACGCAGCTGCGCAAGATGGTCGACGCCGAGACCAAACGGCGGACCGCCGAACAGCTGGGCCGCGACCACGTCCAGATGTACGGCATTCCGCAACTGTCCGAGAACGTCGAGTTTTTGCGTGCCTCCGGTGATCAGCTGCGGTCGATGCGTCGCGTCGTGCAACCGCTGGCCCGCACGCTGGCAACCCGGTTGGCCGCCCGGCGTCGCCGGGCCCGCGCCGGCGCGATCGACCTGCGCAAGACGCTGCGCAAGTCGATGTCGACCGGCGGGGTGCCGATCGATCTGGTGCTGCGCAAGCCGCGTCCGGCCCGCCCGGAACTGGTGGTGCTCTGCGACGTGTCCGGTTCGGTCGCCGGATTCAGTCACTTCACGCTGCTGCTGGTGCATGCGCTGCGTCAGCAATTTTCCCGGGTGCGGGTCTTCGCGTTCATCGACACCAGCGACGAGGTCACCCACATGTTCGGTCCCGACGCTGACCTTGCCGTGGCGATTCAGCGGATCACCCGCGAGGCGGGTGTCTACACCCGTGACGGCCACAGCGATTACGGCAACGCTTTCGTCTCGTTCATCCAGGCCCATCCGGACGTCCTGTCGCCGCGCAGTTCGCTACTGGTGCTGGGCGACGGCCGGACCAACTACCGCGACCCGGCCATCGACGTCCTGTCGCACATGGTGACCGCGAGCCGGCATGCCCACTGGCTGAACCCCGAGCCCAAGCATTTGTGGGGCAGCGGTGATTCCGCCGTGCCGCGCTATCAAGAAGTGATCACGATGCACGAATGCCGCTCCGCCAAGCAGCTCGCGTCGGTGATCGATCAACTGCTGCCGGTTTAA
- a CDS encoding AAA family ATPase, whose translation MSVPARPAPLFADIEDVGRRLAETGYLPDTATATAVFLADRLGKPLLVEGPAGVGKTELARAVAQATGSGLVRLQCYEGVDEARALYEWNHAKQILRIQAGSGDWDQTKTDVFTEEFLLSRPLLTAIRQTEPTVLLVDETDKADIEIEGLLLEVLSDFAVTVPELGTIAAERRPFTVLTSNATRELSEALKRRCLFLHIDFPTPELERRILLSRVPELPGHIAEELVRIIGVLRGMQLKKLPSVAETIDWGRTVLALGLDTIDDATIAATMGVVLKHQSDQTRATSELRLN comes from the coding sequence GTGAGTGTGCCCGCGCGGCCCGCACCGCTGTTCGCCGACATCGAGGATGTCGGACGGCGGCTCGCCGAGACCGGCTATCTGCCCGACACCGCCACTGCGACAGCCGTTTTCCTCGCCGACCGGTTGGGCAAGCCGCTGCTGGTGGAGGGCCCGGCCGGAGTTGGCAAGACCGAACTCGCCCGCGCCGTCGCCCAGGCCACCGGGTCCGGTCTGGTCCGCCTGCAGTGCTACGAAGGTGTCGACGAGGCCCGCGCGCTCTACGAGTGGAACCACGCCAAGCAGATCCTCCGCATTCAAGCCGGCTCCGGCGACTGGGACCAGACCAAGACCGACGTCTTCACCGAGGAGTTCCTGCTCTCGCGACCACTGCTGACCGCGATTCGACAGACCGAACCCACCGTGCTGCTGGTCGACGAAACCGACAAGGCCGACATCGAAATCGAAGGCCTGCTGCTGGAGGTGCTCTCTGATTTCGCGGTGACGGTCCCCGAGTTGGGCACCATTGCCGCCGAGCGCAGGCCGTTCACGGTGCTGACCTCCAACGCCACCCGGGAACTGTCCGAGGCGCTCAAGCGTCGCTGCCTGTTCCTGCACATCGACTTTCCGACACCCGAGCTCGAGCGCCGGATCCTTTTGTCCCGCGTGCCAGAGCTGCCGGGCCACATCGCCGAGGAGCTGGTCCGCATCATCGGCGTGCTACGCGGCATGCAGCTCAAGAAGCTGCCGTCGGTGGCCGAGACCATCGATTGGGGGCGCACGGTGCTGGCCCTGGGCCTGGACACCATCGACGACGCCACCATCGCCGCCACGATGGGTGTCGTGCTCAAGCACCAGTCCGATCAGACCCGCGCCACCTCTGAGTTACGGCTGAACTGA
- a CDS encoding glutamate-5-semialdehyde dehydrogenase, with the protein MSVDAFSATDVRQQVHDAARRARVAARVLAALPTVAKDHALHVAADALVTHTDRILAANAEDLRCARDADTPVAMLDRLALDVKRVQGIAAGLRQVAGLPDPVGEVLRGYTLPNGLALRQQRVPLGVVGIVYEGRPNVTVDAFGLTLKSGNAALLRGSASAVHSNQALVAVLRDALHSEDLPVDAVQLIPSSDRSSVTHLIQARGLVDVVIPRGGAGLIDAVVRDSQVPTIETGVGNCHVYVHDATDLDMAERILLNSKTRRPSVCNAAETLLVDLAIADQAMPRLVNALQDAGVTVHLDPDDDHLRREYLEMEIAVAVVDGVDAAIAHINEYGTGHTEAIVTSNMAAAQRFTEGVDAAAVMVNASTSFTDGEQFGFGAEIGISTQKLHARGPMGLAELTSTKWIGWGDGQTRSV; encoded by the coding sequence ATGAGTGTCGATGCCTTCTCGGCGACCGACGTGCGCCAGCAGGTGCATGACGCGGCGCGCCGAGCTCGGGTGGCGGCCCGTGTGCTGGCCGCCCTGCCGACGGTCGCCAAGGATCATGCGCTGCACGTCGCCGCCGATGCGCTGGTGACCCACACCGACCGGATTCTGGCGGCCAATGCCGAGGACCTGCGGTGCGCCCGCGACGCCGACACCCCGGTGGCCATGCTCGACCGGCTCGCACTCGACGTCAAACGTGTGCAAGGTATCGCGGCCGGCCTGCGGCAGGTCGCGGGTCTACCCGATCCGGTCGGCGAGGTGTTGCGCGGCTACACGCTGCCCAACGGGTTGGCGCTGCGCCAGCAGCGGGTCCCACTCGGCGTGGTCGGCATCGTCTACGAGGGCCGACCCAACGTCACCGTCGACGCGTTCGGCCTGACGCTGAAATCTGGCAACGCCGCCCTGCTGCGCGGCAGCGCCTCGGCGGTGCATTCCAACCAGGCGCTGGTCGCGGTGTTGCGCGATGCGCTGCACAGTGAGGACTTGCCCGTCGATGCCGTGCAGCTGATTCCGTCGTCGGACCGCTCGTCGGTCACGCACCTGATCCAGGCGCGCGGCTTGGTCGACGTGGTGATCCCGCGCGGGGGAGCCGGCCTGATCGACGCCGTGGTCCGCGACTCGCAGGTGCCGACCATCGAGACCGGTGTCGGCAACTGCCACGTCTACGTTCACGACGCCACCGACCTCGACATGGCCGAGCGAATCCTGTTGAACTCCAAGACTCGTCGACCCAGCGTGTGCAACGCGGCCGAGACACTGCTGGTCGACTTGGCGATTGCCGACCAGGCGATGCCGCGACTGGTCAACGCGCTGCAGGACGCCGGGGTGACCGTGCACCTGGACCCCGACGACGACCACCTCCGCCGCGAGTACCTGGAAATGGAGATCGCCGTCGCGGTCGTCGACGGTGTCGACGCGGCCATCGCCCACATCAACGAATACGGCACAGGCCACACCGAGGCCATCGTGACGTCGAATATGGCAGCGGCACAACGGTTTACCGAGGGCGTTGACGCGGCCGCGGTGATGGTGAACGCCTCGACGAGCTTCACCGACGGCGAGCAGTTCGGATTCGGTGCGGAGATCGGGATCTCCACCCAGAAGCTGCACGCCCGCGGCCCGATGGGGCTCGCCGAACTGACCTCGACCAAGTGGATCGGCTGGGGAGACGGCCAGACCCGCTCGGTCTGA